Proteins co-encoded in one Micropterus dolomieu isolate WLL.071019.BEF.003 ecotype Adirondacks linkage group LG19, ASM2129224v1, whole genome shotgun sequence genomic window:
- the sfxn3 gene encoding sideroflexin-3 has protein sequence MSGELSLNINIKEARWDQGTFMGRAKHFFMITDPRNVLLSSETLEEARVIVENYRAGSVKPGLTEDELWRAKYIYDSAFHPDTGEKMFVIGRMSAQVPMNMSITGCMLTFYRTTPAVVFWQWVNQSFNAVVNYTNRSGDAPMTVNQLGAAYISATTGAVVTALGLKSLATRLPPIVSRFVPFAAVAAANCINIPFMRQRELKYGIPVTDENGNRLGESPNAAKQAIVQVVVSRIGMAVPAMAIPPVIMNALEKKAFMKRFPILNAPVQVGLVGLCLVFATPLCCALFPQKSSMSVSGLEADLQERIRQTSPHTTTVYFNKGL, from the exons ATGTCTGGAGAGCTGTCCCTCAACATAAACATCAAGGAGGCAAGATGGGATCAAGGCACTTTTATGGGGCGCGCCAAGCACTTTTTCATGATCACAGATCCCCGAAACGTCCTGCTGTCCTCTGAGACTCTGGAGGAGGCCCGAGTGATCGTGGAGAACTACAG AGCCGGGAGCGTGAAGCCTGGCCTGACGGAGGATGAGCTCTGGAGGGCCAAGTACATCTACGACTCTGCCTTCCATCCCGACACAGGGGAGAAGATGTTTGTGATTGGCCGGATGTCTGCTCAGGTGCCAATGAACATGTCCATCACAGGCTGCATGCTCACCTTCTACAG GACTACTCCGGCAGTGGTGTTCTGGCAGTGGGTTAACCAGTCCTTCAACGCTGTCGTCAACTACACCAACCGCAGTGGAGATGCCCCCATGACCGTGAA TCAGCTTGGTGCAGCCTACATCAGTGCTACTACTGGAGCTGTAGTCACTGCCCTGGGACTCAAGTCTTTAGCTACG CGTCTCCCTCCCATCGTCAGTCGTTTTGTCCcctttgctgctgttgctgctgctaaCTGTATCAACATTCCCTTTATGAGACAGAG GGAGTTGAAGTACGGTATCCCTGTGACAGatgagaacgggaacaggttaGGAGAGTCCCCCAATGCTGCTAAGCAGGCCATCGTGCAGGTGGTGGTGTCAAGGATCGGCATGGCAGTGCCAGCAATGG ctattCCTCCTGTCATAATGAACGCTCTGGAGAAGAAAGCTTTCATGAAG CGGTTCCCAATTCTGAATGCTCCAGTCCAGGTGGGGCTCGTCGGTCTGTG CCTGGTGTTTGCAACTCCTCTGTGCTGCGCCCTCTTCCCACAGAAAAG CTCTATGAGTGTGAGCGGGCTGGAAGCAGATCTGCAGGAGAGGATACGACAGACCAGTCCCCACACCACCACCGTCTACTTCAACAAGGGCCTGTAG